Proteins encoded by one window of Chrysemys picta bellii isolate R12L10 chromosome 10, ASM1138683v2, whole genome shotgun sequence:
- the MNS1 gene encoding meiosis-specific nuclear structural protein 1 isoform X4, producing MGARIPSRWPLRSACVDPEAGAAACYQGNGFGSQTARGHYRFGGGERPPKSVSGCSSPGGLFDCERMESMRRPPQLNAAQLNQKKMRELYHKDLLQLAHEKKVERIRQLEVMWEAEERVDQKRLTRLLKDEEYERQMEEAIQKAEENKKLKELQLEQEERLATELARLNYEKLKDEKMRQQIRENSLELRELEKKLKSAYMNKERAAQIAEKEAIRYEKMKRDAEISQKMKEEQERVIMEESSAELRRNKEKILYQQELEKQLEEQEKKKQDAYEEFLKEKLMIDEIVRKIYEEDQMERQLKLEKMRATQRYIEEFKNEQAIWRRKKREEMEEENRKIMEFANMQQEREEDRMAKAQASEERKQKLQNMIAQNLEREQQEREDLEQVRQELYLEEQAEADRKREMAEMEKRIRQRLELRQTYEAQLAFKKIVLQALQEEEEAFRQNMLAKFAEDDRIEQMNAQKRRMKQLEHRKAVEKLIEERHKQFLADKERELEERQLEERRQGNIHAIVEEERQKLLKEHATKLLGYLPRQLIHR from the exons atgggagcgcgGATTCCCAGCAGGTGGCCCCTGCGCTCCGCCTGCGTCGACCCGGAAGCTGGAGCCGCCGCTTGTTACCAGGGCAACGGTTTCGGTTCCCAAACAGCGCGCGGGCACTacaggtttgggggaggggagaggccgcCAAAGTCCGTTAGCGGTTGCTCCTCGCCGGGCGGTCTCTTTGACTGCGAGAGGATG gaGTCGATGAGAAGGCCTCCGCAGCTGAATGCTGCCCAACTGAATCAGAAAAAGATGAGGGAATTGTATCACAAAGATCTCCTCCAATTGGCACATGAAAAAAAGGTGGAGAGAATCAGGCAATTGGAGGTGATGTGGGAAGCTGAGGAACGGGTTGATCAGAAGCGACTCACAAGATTGCTGAAAGATGAAGAGTATGAAAGGCAGATGGAGGAAGCTATTCAAAAA gcagaagaaaacaaaaaactgaaagAGCTGCAGCTGGAGCAGGAAGAAAGACTGGCAACTGAGTTGGCAAGATTAAACTATGAAAAACTTAAAGATGAAAAAATGAGGCAGCAAATAAGAGAGAACAG TCTTGAACTTCGAGAATTAGAGAAGAAACTGAAATCTGCTTACATGAATAAAGAAAGGGCTGCCCAGATTGCTGAAAAAGAAGCTATAAGATATGAGAAAATG AAACGTGATGCTGAAATATCACAAAAGATGAAGGAAGAGCAGGAAAGGGTGATAATGGAAGAGAGTTCTGCAGAACTGAGGCGAAATAAGGAGAAAATACTTTATCAGCAAGAACTGGAGAAACAGCTTGAGGAACAAGAAAAAAAGAAGCAGGATGCTTATGAGGAGTTCCTAAAAGAAAAACTCATGATTGATGAAATCGTAAGGAAGATCTATGAGGAAGACCAAAT GGAAAGACAGCTCAAGTTAGAGAAAATGAGAGCAACTCAGAGATACATAGAAGAATTTAAAAACGAACAGGCTATTTGGAGGAGAAAGAAGCGTGAAGAAATGGAAGAAGAAAATAGGAAAATCATGGAGTTTGCCAACATGCAGCAGGAAAGAGAAGAAGATCGGATGGCTAAAGCTCAAGCGAgtgaggaaagaaaacaaaagctcCAGAACATG ATTGCGCAGAATCTGGAAAGAGAGCAACAGGAGCGTGAAGATCTGGAACAAGTGCGACAAGAGCTATATCTTGAGGAACAAGCTGAGGCAGATAGAAAAAGGGAGATG GCAGAAATGGAGAAGAGAATTAGGCAGCGTCTAGAGTTAAGGCAAACATATGAAGCACAATTAGCCTTCAAGAAGATAGTACTGCAGGCTTTGCAAGAAGAAGAAGAGGCCTTCAGACAGAACATGTTAGCCAAGTTTGCAGAGGATGATCGCATTGAACAGATGAATGCTCAGAAACGAAGAATGAAACAGCTTGAGCACAGAAAGGCAGTGGAAAAACTTATTGAAGAGCGTCACAAACAGTTCCTTGCAGACAAA GAGCGTGAACTTGAAGAAAGGCAATTGGAAGAGAGACGACAAGGAAATATTCATGCAATTGTTGAAGAAGAGAGACAGAAACTTCTTAAAGAACATGCAACTAAATTATTGGGGTATCTTCCTAGA CAGttaatccatcggtga
- the MNS1 gene encoding meiosis-specific nuclear structural protein 1 isoform X1 has translation MGARIPSRWPLRSACVDPEAGAAACYQGNGFGSQTARGHYRFGGGERPPKSVSGCSSPGGLFDCERMESMRRPPQLNAAQLNQKKMRELYHKDLLQLAHEKKVERIRQLEVMWEAEERVDQKRLTRLLKDEEYERQMEEAIQKAEENKKLKELQLEQEERLATELARLNYEKLKDEKMRQQIRENSLELRELEKKLKSAYMNKERAAQIAEKEAIRYEKMKRDAEISQKMKEEQERVIMEESSAELRRNKEKILYQQELEKQLEEQEKKKQDAYEEFLKEKLMIDEIVRKIYEEDQMERQLKLEKMRATQRYIEEFKNEQAIWRRKKREEMEEENRKIMEFANMQQEREEDRMAKAQASEERKQKLQNMIAQNLEREQQEREDLEQVRQELYLEEQAEADRKREMAEMEKRIRQRLELRQTYEAQLAFKKIVLQALQEEEEAFRQNMLAKFAEDDRIEQMNAQKRRMKQLEHRKAVEKLIEERHKQFLADKERELEERQLEERRQGNIHAIVEEERQKLLKEHATKLLGYLPRGILKDEDDVNMLGEEFRKAYQKRKEDVYSEDN, from the exons atgggagcgcgGATTCCCAGCAGGTGGCCCCTGCGCTCCGCCTGCGTCGACCCGGAAGCTGGAGCCGCCGCTTGTTACCAGGGCAACGGTTTCGGTTCCCAAACAGCGCGCGGGCACTacaggtttgggggaggggagaggccgcCAAAGTCCGTTAGCGGTTGCTCCTCGCCGGGCGGTCTCTTTGACTGCGAGAGGATG gaGTCGATGAGAAGGCCTCCGCAGCTGAATGCTGCCCAACTGAATCAGAAAAAGATGAGGGAATTGTATCACAAAGATCTCCTCCAATTGGCACATGAAAAAAAGGTGGAGAGAATCAGGCAATTGGAGGTGATGTGGGAAGCTGAGGAACGGGTTGATCAGAAGCGACTCACAAGATTGCTGAAAGATGAAGAGTATGAAAGGCAGATGGAGGAAGCTATTCAAAAA gcagaagaaaacaaaaaactgaaagAGCTGCAGCTGGAGCAGGAAGAAAGACTGGCAACTGAGTTGGCAAGATTAAACTATGAAAAACTTAAAGATGAAAAAATGAGGCAGCAAATAAGAGAGAACAG TCTTGAACTTCGAGAATTAGAGAAGAAACTGAAATCTGCTTACATGAATAAAGAAAGGGCTGCCCAGATTGCTGAAAAAGAAGCTATAAGATATGAGAAAATG AAACGTGATGCTGAAATATCACAAAAGATGAAGGAAGAGCAGGAAAGGGTGATAATGGAAGAGAGTTCTGCAGAACTGAGGCGAAATAAGGAGAAAATACTTTATCAGCAAGAACTGGAGAAACAGCTTGAGGAACAAGAAAAAAAGAAGCAGGATGCTTATGAGGAGTTCCTAAAAGAAAAACTCATGATTGATGAAATCGTAAGGAAGATCTATGAGGAAGACCAAAT GGAAAGACAGCTCAAGTTAGAGAAAATGAGAGCAACTCAGAGATACATAGAAGAATTTAAAAACGAACAGGCTATTTGGAGGAGAAAGAAGCGTGAAGAAATGGAAGAAGAAAATAGGAAAATCATGGAGTTTGCCAACATGCAGCAGGAAAGAGAAGAAGATCGGATGGCTAAAGCTCAAGCGAgtgaggaaagaaaacaaaagctcCAGAACATG ATTGCGCAGAATCTGGAAAGAGAGCAACAGGAGCGTGAAGATCTGGAACAAGTGCGACAAGAGCTATATCTTGAGGAACAAGCTGAGGCAGATAGAAAAAGGGAGATG GCAGAAATGGAGAAGAGAATTAGGCAGCGTCTAGAGTTAAGGCAAACATATGAAGCACAATTAGCCTTCAAGAAGATAGTACTGCAGGCTTTGCAAGAAGAAGAAGAGGCCTTCAGACAGAACATGTTAGCCAAGTTTGCAGAGGATGATCGCATTGAACAGATGAATGCTCAGAAACGAAGAATGAAACAGCTTGAGCACAGAAAGGCAGTGGAAAAACTTATTGAAGAGCGTCACAAACAGTTCCTTGCAGACAAA GAGCGTGAACTTGAAGAAAGGCAATTGGAAGAGAGACGACAAGGAAATATTCATGCAATTGTTGAAGAAGAGAGACAGAAACTTCTTAAAGAACATGCAACTAAATTATTGGGGTATCTTCCTAGA GGAATACTCAAAGATGAAGATGATGTTAATATGCTTGGTGAGGAGTTTAGGAAGGCTTATCAGAAGAGAAAAGAGGATGTGTATTCAGAAGATAACTGA
- the MNS1 gene encoding meiosis-specific nuclear structural protein 1 isoform X2, translating into MGARIPSRWPLRSACVDPEAGAAACYQGNGFGSQTARGHYRFGGGERPPKSVSGCSSPGGLFDCERMESMRRPPQLNAAQLNQKKMRELYHKDLLQLAHEKKVERIRQLEVMWEAEERVDQKRLTRLLKDEEYERQMEEAIQKAEENKKLKELQLEQEERLATELARLNYEKLKDEKMRQQIRENSLELRELEKKLKSAYMNKERAAQIAEKEAIRYEKMKRDAEISQKMKEEQERVIMEESSAELRRNKEKILYQQELEKQLEEQEKKKQDAYEEFLKEKLMIDEIVRKIYEEDQMERQLKLEKMRATQRYIEEFKNEQAIWRRKKREEMEEENRKIMEFANMQQEREEDRMAKAQASEERKQKLQNMIAQNLEREQQEREDLEQVRQELYLEEQAEADRKREMVEMEKRIRQRLELRQTYEAQLAFKKIVLQALQEEEEAFRQNMLAKFAEDDRIEQMNAQKRRMKQLEHRKAVEKLIEERHKQFLADKERELEERQLEERRQGNIHAIVEEERQKLLKEHATKLLGYLPRGILKDEDDVNMLGEEFRKAYQKRKEDVYSEDN; encoded by the exons atgggagcgcgGATTCCCAGCAGGTGGCCCCTGCGCTCCGCCTGCGTCGACCCGGAAGCTGGAGCCGCCGCTTGTTACCAGGGCAACGGTTTCGGTTCCCAAACAGCGCGCGGGCACTacaggtttgggggaggggagaggccgcCAAAGTCCGTTAGCGGTTGCTCCTCGCCGGGCGGTCTCTTTGACTGCGAGAGGATG gaGTCGATGAGAAGGCCTCCGCAGCTGAATGCTGCCCAACTGAATCAGAAAAAGATGAGGGAATTGTATCACAAAGATCTCCTCCAATTGGCACATGAAAAAAAGGTGGAGAGAATCAGGCAATTGGAGGTGATGTGGGAAGCTGAGGAACGGGTTGATCAGAAGCGACTCACAAGATTGCTGAAAGATGAAGAGTATGAAAGGCAGATGGAGGAAGCTATTCAAAAA gcagaagaaaacaaaaaactgaaagAGCTGCAGCTGGAGCAGGAAGAAAGACTGGCAACTGAGTTGGCAAGATTAAACTATGAAAAACTTAAAGATGAAAAAATGAGGCAGCAAATAAGAGAGAACAG TCTTGAACTTCGAGAATTAGAGAAGAAACTGAAATCTGCTTACATGAATAAAGAAAGGGCTGCCCAGATTGCTGAAAAAGAAGCTATAAGATATGAGAAAATG AAACGTGATGCTGAAATATCACAAAAGATGAAGGAAGAGCAGGAAAGGGTGATAATGGAAGAGAGTTCTGCAGAACTGAGGCGAAATAAGGAGAAAATACTTTATCAGCAAGAACTGGAGAAACAGCTTGAGGAACAAGAAAAAAAGAAGCAGGATGCTTATGAGGAGTTCCTAAAAGAAAAACTCATGATTGATGAAATCGTAAGGAAGATCTATGAGGAAGACCAAAT GGAAAGACAGCTCAAGTTAGAGAAAATGAGAGCAACTCAGAGATACATAGAAGAATTTAAAAACGAACAGGCTATTTGGAGGAGAAAGAAGCGTGAAGAAATGGAAGAAGAAAATAGGAAAATCATGGAGTTTGCCAACATGCAGCAGGAAAGAGAAGAAGATCGGATGGCTAAAGCTCAAGCGAgtgaggaaagaaaacaaaagctcCAGAACATG ATTGCGCAGAATCTGGAAAGAGAGCAACAGGAGCGTGAAGATCTGGAACAAGTGCGACAAGAGCTATATCTTGAGGAACAAGCTGAGGCAGATAGAAAAAGGGAGATGGTAG AAATGGAGAAGAGAATTAGGCAGCGTCTAGAGTTAAGGCAAACATATGAAGCACAATTAGCCTTCAAGAAGATAGTACTGCAGGCTTTGCAAGAAGAAGAAGAGGCCTTCAGACAGAACATGTTAGCCAAGTTTGCAGAGGATGATCGCATTGAACAGATGAATGCTCAGAAACGAAGAATGAAACAGCTTGAGCACAGAAAGGCAGTGGAAAAACTTATTGAAGAGCGTCACAAACAGTTCCTTGCAGACAAA GAGCGTGAACTTGAAGAAAGGCAATTGGAAGAGAGACGACAAGGAAATATTCATGCAATTGTTGAAGAAGAGAGACAGAAACTTCTTAAAGAACATGCAACTAAATTATTGGGGTATCTTCCTAGA GGAATACTCAAAGATGAAGATGATGTTAATATGCTTGGTGAGGAGTTTAGGAAGGCTTATCAGAAGAGAAAAGAGGATGTGTATTCAGAAGATAACTGA
- the MNS1 gene encoding meiosis-specific nuclear structural protein 1 isoform X5, with translation MRRPPQLNAAQLNQKKMRELYHKDLLQLAHEKKVERIRQLEVMWEAEERVDQKRLTRLLKDEEYERQMEEAIQKAEENKKLKELQLEQEERLATELARLNYEKLKDEKMRQQIRENSLELRELEKKLKSAYMNKERAAQIAEKEAIRYEKMKRDAEISQKMKEEQERVIMEESSAELRRNKEKILYQQELEKQLEEQEKKKQDAYEEFLKEKLMIDEIVRKIYEEDQMERQLKLEKMRATQRYIEEFKNEQAIWRRKKREEMEEENRKIMEFANMQQEREEDRMAKAQASEERKQKLQNMIAQNLEREQQEREDLEQVRQELYLEEQAEADRKREMAEMEKRIRQRLELRQTYEAQLAFKKIVLQALQEEEEAFRQNMLAKFAEDDRIEQMNAQKRRMKQLEHRKAVEKLIEERHKQFLADKERELEERQLEERRQGNIHAIVEEERQKLLKEHATKLLGYLPRGILKDEDDVNMLGEEFRKAYQKRKEDVYSEDN, from the exons ATGAGAAGGCCTCCGCAGCTGAATGCTGCCCAACTGAATCAGAAAAAGATGAGGGAATTGTATCACAAAGATCTCCTCCAATTGGCACATGAAAAAAAGGTGGAGAGAATCAGGCAATTGGAGGTGATGTGGGAAGCTGAGGAACGGGTTGATCAGAAGCGACTCACAAGATTGCTGAAAGATGAAGAGTATGAAAGGCAGATGGAGGAAGCTATTCAAAAA gcagaagaaaacaaaaaactgaaagAGCTGCAGCTGGAGCAGGAAGAAAGACTGGCAACTGAGTTGGCAAGATTAAACTATGAAAAACTTAAAGATGAAAAAATGAGGCAGCAAATAAGAGAGAACAG TCTTGAACTTCGAGAATTAGAGAAGAAACTGAAATCTGCTTACATGAATAAAGAAAGGGCTGCCCAGATTGCTGAAAAAGAAGCTATAAGATATGAGAAAATG AAACGTGATGCTGAAATATCACAAAAGATGAAGGAAGAGCAGGAAAGGGTGATAATGGAAGAGAGTTCTGCAGAACTGAGGCGAAATAAGGAGAAAATACTTTATCAGCAAGAACTGGAGAAACAGCTTGAGGAACAAGAAAAAAAGAAGCAGGATGCTTATGAGGAGTTCCTAAAAGAAAAACTCATGATTGATGAAATCGTAAGGAAGATCTATGAGGAAGACCAAAT GGAAAGACAGCTCAAGTTAGAGAAAATGAGAGCAACTCAGAGATACATAGAAGAATTTAAAAACGAACAGGCTATTTGGAGGAGAAAGAAGCGTGAAGAAATGGAAGAAGAAAATAGGAAAATCATGGAGTTTGCCAACATGCAGCAGGAAAGAGAAGAAGATCGGATGGCTAAAGCTCAAGCGAgtgaggaaagaaaacaaaagctcCAGAACATG ATTGCGCAGAATCTGGAAAGAGAGCAACAGGAGCGTGAAGATCTGGAACAAGTGCGACAAGAGCTATATCTTGAGGAACAAGCTGAGGCAGATAGAAAAAGGGAGATG GCAGAAATGGAGAAGAGAATTAGGCAGCGTCTAGAGTTAAGGCAAACATATGAAGCACAATTAGCCTTCAAGAAGATAGTACTGCAGGCTTTGCAAGAAGAAGAAGAGGCCTTCAGACAGAACATGTTAGCCAAGTTTGCAGAGGATGATCGCATTGAACAGATGAATGCTCAGAAACGAAGAATGAAACAGCTTGAGCACAGAAAGGCAGTGGAAAAACTTATTGAAGAGCGTCACAAACAGTTCCTTGCAGACAAA GAGCGTGAACTTGAAGAAAGGCAATTGGAAGAGAGACGACAAGGAAATATTCATGCAATTGTTGAAGAAGAGAGACAGAAACTTCTTAAAGAACATGCAACTAAATTATTGGGGTATCTTCCTAGA GGAATACTCAAAGATGAAGATGATGTTAATATGCTTGGTGAGGAGTTTAGGAAGGCTTATCAGAAGAGAAAAGAGGATGTGTATTCAGAAGATAACTGA
- the MNS1 gene encoding meiosis-specific nuclear structural protein 1 isoform X3 — MGARIPSRWPLRSACVDPEAGAAACYQGNGFGSQTARGHYRFGGGERPPKSVSGCSSPGGLFDCERMESMRRPPQLNAAQLNQKKMRELYHKDLLQLAHEKKVERIRQLEVMWEAEERVDQKRLTRLLKDEEYERQMEEAIQKAEENKKLKELQLEQEERLATELARLNYEKLKDEKMRQQIRENSLELRELEKKLKSAYMNKERAAQIAEKEAIRYEKMKRDAEISQKMKEEQERVIMEESSAELRRNKEKILYQQELEKQLEEQEKKKQDAYEEFLKEKLMIDEIVRKIYEEDQMERQLKLEKMRATQRYIEEFKNEQAIWRRKKREEMEEENRKIMEFANMQQEREEDRMAKAQASEERKQKLQNMIAQNLEREQQEREDLEQVRQELYLEEQAEADRKREMAEMEKRIRQRLELRQTYEAQLAFKKIVLQALQEEEEAFRQNMLAKFAEDDRIEQMNAQKRRMKQLEHRKAVEKLIEERHKQFLADKERELEERQLEERRQGNIHAIVEEERQKLLKEHATKLLGYLPRSANNYIKIYQMGLFLVCFLN, encoded by the exons atgggagcgcgGATTCCCAGCAGGTGGCCCCTGCGCTCCGCCTGCGTCGACCCGGAAGCTGGAGCCGCCGCTTGTTACCAGGGCAACGGTTTCGGTTCCCAAACAGCGCGCGGGCACTacaggtttgggggaggggagaggccgcCAAAGTCCGTTAGCGGTTGCTCCTCGCCGGGCGGTCTCTTTGACTGCGAGAGGATG gaGTCGATGAGAAGGCCTCCGCAGCTGAATGCTGCCCAACTGAATCAGAAAAAGATGAGGGAATTGTATCACAAAGATCTCCTCCAATTGGCACATGAAAAAAAGGTGGAGAGAATCAGGCAATTGGAGGTGATGTGGGAAGCTGAGGAACGGGTTGATCAGAAGCGACTCACAAGATTGCTGAAAGATGAAGAGTATGAAAGGCAGATGGAGGAAGCTATTCAAAAA gcagaagaaaacaaaaaactgaaagAGCTGCAGCTGGAGCAGGAAGAAAGACTGGCAACTGAGTTGGCAAGATTAAACTATGAAAAACTTAAAGATGAAAAAATGAGGCAGCAAATAAGAGAGAACAG TCTTGAACTTCGAGAATTAGAGAAGAAACTGAAATCTGCTTACATGAATAAAGAAAGGGCTGCCCAGATTGCTGAAAAAGAAGCTATAAGATATGAGAAAATG AAACGTGATGCTGAAATATCACAAAAGATGAAGGAAGAGCAGGAAAGGGTGATAATGGAAGAGAGTTCTGCAGAACTGAGGCGAAATAAGGAGAAAATACTTTATCAGCAAGAACTGGAGAAACAGCTTGAGGAACAAGAAAAAAAGAAGCAGGATGCTTATGAGGAGTTCCTAAAAGAAAAACTCATGATTGATGAAATCGTAAGGAAGATCTATGAGGAAGACCAAAT GGAAAGACAGCTCAAGTTAGAGAAAATGAGAGCAACTCAGAGATACATAGAAGAATTTAAAAACGAACAGGCTATTTGGAGGAGAAAGAAGCGTGAAGAAATGGAAGAAGAAAATAGGAAAATCATGGAGTTTGCCAACATGCAGCAGGAAAGAGAAGAAGATCGGATGGCTAAAGCTCAAGCGAgtgaggaaagaaaacaaaagctcCAGAACATG ATTGCGCAGAATCTGGAAAGAGAGCAACAGGAGCGTGAAGATCTGGAACAAGTGCGACAAGAGCTATATCTTGAGGAACAAGCTGAGGCAGATAGAAAAAGGGAGATG GCAGAAATGGAGAAGAGAATTAGGCAGCGTCTAGAGTTAAGGCAAACATATGAAGCACAATTAGCCTTCAAGAAGATAGTACTGCAGGCTTTGCAAGAAGAAGAAGAGGCCTTCAGACAGAACATGTTAGCCAAGTTTGCAGAGGATGATCGCATTGAACAGATGAATGCTCAGAAACGAAGAATGAAACAGCTTGAGCACAGAAAGGCAGTGGAAAAACTTATTGAAGAGCGTCACAAACAGTTCCTTGCAGACAAA GAGCGTGAACTTGAAGAAAGGCAATTGGAAGAGAGACGACAAGGAAATATTCATGCAATTGTTGAAGAAGAGAGACAGAAACTTCTTAAAGAACATGCAACTAAATTATTGGGGTATCTTCCTAGA AGCGCGAATAATTACATCAAGATATACCAGATGGgcctttttttggtttgttttttgaatTAA